In one window of Shewanella goraebulensis DNA:
- a CDS encoding DUF3883 domain-containing protein — translation MSSQKAELLAFRKDKYQLEEATGRSLLQEDAKSDLHNSVNIISEQLYSKDVHFVFELIQNAEDNHYADGVTPKLHFELLQEDPTGTEGTNGCLAIFNNETGFNIKNIKAVSSIGKSTKAGSKDAGYIGEKGIGFKSVFSVSPSPHIFSNGYHFLFKDKDEVAGLGYIIPYWIDNLPALVQERLATYTTCILLPLRADSERSIQQKIRHELNNLDASILLFLNKLDELTVQVDGKLRRYSKQVDGKVTTLVNQQGDSSVSTGYLVSKKSVDVPATLTEVKRDGVVKRDLCIAFRKGLKPEQKTNHKLYAYLPTELNTGLAFLVNADFLLPASRESVLVDKQWNHWMRDEVAIFAAETLAALLRESDSVEYFSQIPHLDNCSEEFLQPIFEKIIETLKQTAFIPSLSGLKNLPTDICFADKTVTNLLTQLNGDETKLPDRVIAVIAHPYEKALKQLHDCQLDAEEILSYLNAAQVALTDLPEIWFVSILQWLSKQEDEFHWKEDEDGVELLRKAPLFITDQGVLSLHEQVLFFSSNTHIEYPVLITPEHKTNHGFISASFQKLLQKEAGTQSFVKEYFDIETLSQGEYLEKVALPFCEEHWQEIEPESLWILNSFVAHHWFSINDYAKSLLNENLPFKNQAGDFELKGKRQLVTPEDDERSFIWQAVFNKDEQNHFLILSNDYLELFEKFEKLDKDGFYSTIGISSTPLPEVVKVTKQYRHGAIQLVASDFTESYLSYLCNIIDQIDSTGVISAECYKLPAICHTPNEFLNEASRKAFLYWLVEVEGRLFSSVFIRYYYRTNYCKRVESELHRWLKQTKWLPTQNGIKRPEETFVASQGSRELYGNAVSFLDDDFTLTPSLSEKLGVASEVNTETVLKVLRSWSDHNEKISIDDVIKLYNRLSDTGSDLKSLFANEALIYCPSGERNWCKSSKAIWKSQKEVLGDLFHWLSDVYPDYKMSFWLNTINVSLHPAPKSFADAWLHLQTLPVKDKDKSRHVRNKLAAIYERLISYIKMTGSNNSEPWFDEFVDKALCFTQNYQWESRFTTYISDDRRVAKLFENKVEFFWRTRGKTHSDFMPLYDALRLKGVSEEVYREIKLDTENLIPPSEQILTNHSRLLLAYYYKQFISKSGTLAEDWFNKPEIFDLLTVTEYCTTSNIPVKYELNDRIAYDSVEVLFDDEKGVLVYNTEGKDSEDLVDDLAEEISKLIVTKAFIEEQDHIRPLLNVNSARRFNKRIEKKHWESVLTKEEIRIINSLKRPEAESDSSSTSDTETNKEGAATDKGSFSGSDDTRDGIQAGDSSGAGPSKRAGNKDSDSVARAGSSNGAGSGTGAGSSNGTGSRTGAGGKASGAGAGAGNSNNTDSGTGRSYGSGTGSSNRSTTGTERSNASGSFTDNRSHSDQDNNDTNSRSPNYRMVSYVENRALEPNDDNEPAKKQRAKKIGDKAEALVAQYLQQEGFGVEHLGGNNPGFDIRATDPTTGEVFLVEVKGMLGNWNLMGLALSKTQMQKCQEYGDSYWLIVVENLVNKPYLHKLINPAALIDVYCFDSNWKHVAEESIALNNIDDSIDLKVLSNFSNDDDIIDDGFFYCEKHKELYFKCSELDIGAPDVGFELQDPYAKIVCELELAWPKHKKGVYTAEQKPSFDGWEFKTVDEALTELSWLEV, via the coding sequence ATGAGCTCACAAAAAGCAGAGTTACTCGCTTTTAGAAAGGACAAGTATCAGCTTGAAGAGGCGACAGGAAGAAGCCTGCTTCAAGAGGATGCTAAATCTGATCTGCACAATAGCGTGAATATTATTTCGGAGCAGCTGTACTCTAAAGATGTGCACTTTGTGTTTGAGCTTATTCAAAACGCGGAAGACAACCACTATGCAGATGGGGTTACCCCTAAGCTGCATTTTGAACTGTTGCAAGAGGACCCAACGGGTACCGAAGGCACCAACGGCTGCTTAGCTATTTTTAATAATGAGACTGGCTTTAATATCAAGAATATTAAAGCCGTATCCTCTATTGGTAAATCTACTAAAGCGGGCAGTAAAGATGCTGGCTATATCGGTGAGAAAGGCATTGGCTTTAAATCGGTCTTCAGCGTATCACCCAGTCCACATATCTTTTCAAACGGCTATCATTTTTTGTTTAAAGATAAGGATGAGGTTGCTGGGCTTGGTTATATCATTCCCTACTGGATAGATAATCTTCCTGCATTAGTGCAGGAAAGGTTAGCAACATACACTACCTGTATTTTATTACCCCTTCGCGCCGATAGTGAGCGAAGTATCCAGCAAAAAATCAGGCATGAGCTGAATAACCTTGATGCTTCGATACTACTTTTTTTGAATAAGCTTGATGAGCTAACCGTTCAGGTTGATGGCAAGCTGCGCCGTTATTCAAAGCAAGTAGATGGCAAAGTCACCACACTAGTTAATCAACAGGGAGATAGCTCTGTATCAACAGGCTATTTAGTGTCAAAAAAGTCAGTTGATGTGCCTGCTACTTTAACTGAAGTAAAGCGTGACGGCGTGGTAAAACGCGATCTCTGTATTGCTTTTAGAAAGGGATTAAAGCCCGAACAAAAGACAAATCATAAGCTCTATGCTTACCTGCCAACAGAGCTTAATACCGGGCTTGCATTTCTAGTTAATGCCGATTTTCTGCTTCCAGCCAGCCGAGAGTCGGTGTTAGTTGATAAGCAATGGAACCATTGGATGCGTGATGAAGTGGCAATTTTTGCCGCTGAAACATTAGCAGCGCTACTGAGAGAAAGTGATAGTGTTGAATATTTCTCTCAGATCCCACATCTAGATAATTGTTCTGAAGAGTTTCTTCAGCCAATTTTTGAAAAAATCATCGAAACACTTAAGCAAACAGCCTTTATCCCCTCTTTATCAGGATTAAAAAACTTACCTACTGATATATGTTTTGCAGATAAGACTGTAACTAATCTACTGACTCAATTAAACGGTGATGAAACTAAGCTTCCTGATAGAGTTATAGCTGTAATTGCTCATCCATATGAAAAGGCATTGAAGCAACTACACGACTGCCAACTCGATGCAGAGGAGATATTAAGTTACTTAAACGCTGCTCAAGTGGCGTTGACTGACTTACCTGAAATTTGGTTTGTTTCCATACTGCAATGGCTTTCCAAACAAGAGGATGAGTTTCATTGGAAAGAGGATGAAGATGGTGTAGAGCTCTTGCGTAAAGCCCCACTATTTATAACCGACCAAGGTGTTCTTTCCTTGCATGAACAGGTGTTATTTTTTTCATCGAATACCCATATAGAGTATCCGGTATTAATCACTCCTGAACATAAAACTAATCACGGTTTCATTTCGGCATCTTTTCAGAAATTATTACAAAAAGAAGCGGGCACACAAAGTTTTGTAAAAGAGTATTTTGACATTGAAACCTTAAGTCAGGGTGAGTATCTAGAGAAGGTAGCACTGCCATTTTGTGAGGAGCACTGGCAAGAAATTGAGCCCGAATCACTTTGGATATTGAACAGTTTTGTCGCTCATCACTGGTTCAGTATAAATGATTATGCCAAGAGCTTACTAAATGAAAACCTGCCATTTAAAAATCAAGCTGGAGACTTTGAGCTAAAAGGGAAGAGGCAGTTAGTCACACCTGAAGATGATGAACGCTCTTTTATTTGGCAAGCTGTTTTTAATAAAGATGAGCAAAATCATTTTCTAATATTATCGAATGACTATTTAGAGCTGTTTGAAAAGTTTGAAAAGCTAGATAAAGACGGTTTTTACTCAACTATTGGGATATCTTCAACCCCACTGCCAGAGGTTGTAAAAGTAACAAAGCAATATCGTCATGGTGCTATCCAGTTAGTTGCAAGCGACTTCACCGAAAGTTACTTATCTTATTTGTGCAATATAATTGATCAAATAGATTCTACTGGTGTGATTAGTGCCGAATGCTACAAATTGCCTGCAATTTGTCATACTCCTAATGAGTTTTTAAATGAAGCATCACGTAAGGCTTTTCTTTATTGGCTTGTCGAAGTGGAAGGTAGGTTGTTTAGCTCTGTTTTTATTAGGTATTATTATCGAACTAATTACTGCAAGAGAGTTGAAAGTGAGCTTCATCGCTGGTTAAAGCAAACCAAATGGCTACCAACACAAAATGGAATAAAGCGTCCTGAGGAGACGTTTGTTGCTAGCCAAGGAAGTCGCGAGTTGTATGGAAATGCGGTAAGCTTTCTTGATGATGATTTTACGTTGACACCTTCATTATCCGAGAAGTTAGGCGTTGCATCTGAAGTCAACACGGAAACAGTGTTAAAGGTTCTCAGAAGCTGGTCAGATCATAACGAAAAAATAAGTATTGATGATGTTATAAAGCTTTATAACCGGTTATCAGATACAGGATCTGATCTTAAAAGTTTATTTGCAAATGAAGCACTGATTTATTGCCCCTCTGGTGAGCGTAATTGGTGTAAATCTAGTAAAGCTATTTGGAAGTCTCAAAAAGAGGTGCTAGGTGACCTGTTCCATTGGCTATCAGATGTTTACCCTGACTATAAAATGTCATTTTGGCTAAATACCATCAATGTGTCACTGCATCCTGCTCCTAAAAGTTTTGCTGATGCATGGCTGCATCTTCAGACTTTACCTGTCAAAGATAAAGACAAAAGCAGACATGTGAGAAATAAGTTGGCTGCAATTTATGAACGGCTAATTTCATATATAAAAATGACAGGCAGTAATAACTCTGAGCCATGGTTTGATGAGTTTGTAGATAAGGCACTTTGTTTTACACAAAATTACCAGTGGGAAAGTAGGTTTACAACTTATATTAGTGATGACCGAAGAGTTGCAAAGCTCTTCGAGAATAAGGTCGAATTTTTCTGGCGAACTCGAGGTAAAACTCATTCAGACTTTATGCCACTGTATGATGCACTGCGCTTAAAGGGTGTGAGTGAAGAGGTTTATCGTGAAATTAAGTTAGATACTGAAAACCTGATCCCCCCAAGTGAACAGATATTAACCAATCACAGTCGCCTCTTGCTTGCATATTACTATAAGCAATTTATTTCAAAGTCAGGAACGTTGGCCGAAGATTGGTTTAACAAACCAGAAATCTTTGATCTGCTTACAGTTACTGAATACTGCACTACATCGAATATTCCTGTGAAGTATGAGCTCAATGACCGTATCGCTTATGATTCCGTTGAAGTTTTGTTCGATGATGAAAAAGGTGTCTTAGTTTACAACACTGAGGGTAAGGATAGCGAAGATTTAGTCGATGACTTAGCTGAAGAGATTAGTAAGCTGATTGTTACTAAAGCGTTTATAGAAGAGCAAGATCATATCCGCCCGCTTTTGAATGTGAACAGCGCTCGACGTTTTAATAAGCGCATTGAGAAAAAGCATTGGGAGAGTGTTTTAACTAAAGAAGAGATTAGAATAATTAACTCACTAAAGCGCCCTGAAGCTGAAAGTGACTCATCGTCTACAAGTGATACAGAAACTAATAAAGAGGGGGCTGCGACTGATAAAGGTAGCTTCAGCGGTTCTGATGATACTAGAGACGGAATCCAAGCGGGAGATTCAAGTGGGGCAGGCCCTTCCAAAAGAGCTGGCAACAAAGATTCAGACTCTGTCGCACGGGCGGGTAGCTCCAATGGTGCAGGCTCAGGTACAGGAGCTGGTAGTTCTAATGGCACAGGCTCCAGAACAGGAGCAGGTGGCAAAGCTTCAGGCGCTGGTGCAGGGGCGGGTAACTCCAATAATACAGACTCTGGTACGGGCCGTTCTTATGGTTCAGGTACAGGTAGTTCTAATCGTTCCACTACAGGTACTGAACGCTCCAACGCCTCCGGTTCATTTACTGATAATAGGAGTCATTCGGACCAAGATAATAATGATACAAACTCTCGGTCCCCTAACTATCGAATGGTTAGCTATGTAGAGAATAGAGCCCTCGAGCCAAATGATGATAATGAACCTGCTAAGAAACAGCGTGCAAAGAAAATTGGCGATAAAGCGGAGGCTCTAGTTGCTCAATACTTGCAGCAAGAGGGCTTTGGCGTTGAGCACCTAGGTGGCAATAATCCAGGTTTTGATATTCGTGCAACAGATCCCACAACTGGTGAGGTTTTTTTAGTTGAAGTAAAGGGGATGCTTGGAAATTGGAACCTGATGGGGCTTGCGCTCTCAAAAACTCAAATGCAGAAATGCCAAGAGTATGGTGATAGTTATTGGTTGATCGTGGTCGAAAATTTAGTGAATAAGCCCTATTTACATAAGTTAATTAATCCAGCTGCTCTAATTGATGTTTATTGTTTTGACTCCAATTGGAAGCATGTTGCCGAAGAGAGTATTGCGCTTAATAACATCGATGACAGCATAGACTTGAAAGTATTATCTAACTTTTCAAATGATGATGACATTATAGATGATGGTTTCTTCTATTGTGAGAAGCATAAAGAGTTGTATTTTAAGTGTTCTGAACTTGATATTGGCGCACCTGATGTTGGTTTTGAGCTACAAGACCCCTACGCAAAAATAGTGTGTGAATTAGAGTTAGCTTGGCCTAAGCATAAAAAAGGCGTGTATACAGCTGAGCAGAAGCCTAGTTTTGATGGCTGGGAATTTAAAACTGTAGATGAGGCTCTGACTGAGCTTAGCTGGTTAGAAGTTTAA
- a CDS encoding Eco57I restriction-modification methylase domain-containing protein, whose translation MALVGITNENDFYSHHYLSELFVNDLKDVLEKWQTAETETREAERLEKDRGGNPSKGYRAPITRLNSFSGEYFRLLNQHRKETSRTKRLLNQRARWEPIFAALGYQSIQGDVLNPTKVLIENGELPVLAAYEDSQGAPLLWIVEAHDLSNEDCADPLSLPLHADQLNQIDEEHRKALTKNAQGVELTWQEILSKKVFNAEEPPRWVILLGNRQCLLLDRTKWAQNRLLRFDIEEILGRKEANTIKAMAALLHKESICPEQGSNLLDTLDESSHKHAFAVSEDLKYALRESIELLGDEASNQLIEKGYTYSGANNIDADQLSMECLRYMYRLLFLFYVEARPELRYAPINSDVYLRGYSLESLRELEMVDLTTEESRQGRYIHDSLKMLFKLVAKGFNGQEKRNQDQMFEDEGYGGIVNSFSIRKLESHLFDDDRMRYLRNIVFRNETLQRVIELMSLSKEKNGTGRSKRQRRGRISYAQLGINQLGAVYEALLSYRGFFAQDDLYEVKKAGDSTNELETGYFISGEKLPEYTEDEKVYRKDGSLVKHPKGSFIYRMAGRDREKSASYYTPEVLTKSLVKYALKELYKEQLDSITDLHQQADKILSLNVCEPAMGSAAFLNEAINQLAEKYLELKQLAEDKRIPQDDYTRELQRVKMYIADNNVYGVDLNPVAVELAEVSLWLNAISDEAFVPWFGFQLYNGNSLIGARRQLFSTGDLSYRNAKDPSWLNIAPQKQDFHTPLTAHQVYHFLLPDSGMADYKDKVVKDLKTDEIKAITEWRKTFTKSFTEQDKIQLVALSKQIESLWADWVTESRNYRSQTTDSLKVWPQVETSTQASSTNSKDKQLQQANSITYLKLKAVMDYWCALWFWPIDSHAKLPTREQYLNDIALLLKGAVTIEPVATSATSQSDMFGEIAQQGDLLAAPQEHSLFSLSRSGEVDNTLLYQHIPVMHLVGELAKQYRFFHWELEFADIFNDNDGFDLILGNPPWLKVEWQERGVIGDFEPKFALKNISASDIPSIRKEVLSDNSALRSAYFSEYESISATQNYLNAIVNFCLLEGQKANLYKNFVVLSWEYTKKSGISGLIHQEGFYEAKGGENVRVEVYSRLKAHFHFINELRLFSDVHHGTPYSINIYGDRGALSFINIANIFHPKAIDECFSDSTNQMEGVKDSEGKWSVKGHKDRVVLIDETALALFFEIFDNESLSVRGCRLPTIHSEVLKLSLVKFSHHKFKVNGIKPAINFSQLFDENAFQKLNLIKKVVDYRAVDELKVLSGPNIYLANPFYKLPRENYSNSSHYDVVDLLSLGSSLQPKTLFTVIDSNALLAKIPPHIGGSDFAYSYRAAFREMVSENLERTLVPVILPPSFLHVNTIMSVEFNSLHDMACFVAFSSSIICDFIVKATGVGHIKPWLMKMLPYKASNERINKHLKTCALILNSLTEEYSDLWQSIYQDMPLETNRWAKLDSRLDNSFFTQLSANWGSHSALRTDYERRQALVEIDVLVAIALDMTLEELKTIYRVQFPVMRQYEADTWYDQNGRIVFTSSKGLIGVGLDRKFKNNGGYSTAVMDGVLLNKTSGEGSKGEPWFDGAAKLGWEDIGELESGSVFKTFIDDTMPDGPIERTVEYVAPFDKCDRELDYEEVWAEFERRFAEKNS comes from the coding sequence ATGGCACTAGTTGGTATTACAAACGAAAACGACTTTTACTCACACCACTACCTTAGTGAGCTCTTTGTTAACGATCTAAAAGATGTTCTCGAAAAGTGGCAGACGGCTGAAACAGAAACGCGAGAAGCGGAGCGTCTTGAAAAAGACCGTGGCGGTAACCCAAGCAAAGGATATCGTGCGCCAATTACTCGCTTAAATAGTTTCTCTGGCGAGTATTTCAGGTTACTCAATCAGCACCGAAAAGAGACCTCACGTACCAAGCGATTACTAAACCAACGTGCACGATGGGAGCCTATCTTCGCTGCTCTAGGCTATCAGTCAATTCAAGGTGATGTACTTAATCCAACTAAAGTGCTTATCGAAAATGGTGAGCTACCAGTGCTGGCTGCCTATGAAGACTCTCAAGGTGCACCACTGTTATGGATAGTTGAAGCGCACGACCTCTCAAATGAAGATTGTGCCGACCCATTGTCATTGCCATTACATGCAGATCAACTTAATCAAATAGATGAAGAACACCGTAAAGCGCTGACTAAAAATGCCCAAGGTGTCGAGTTAACCTGGCAAGAGATTTTATCTAAAAAAGTATTTAATGCAGAGGAACCCCCACGCTGGGTGATACTTTTAGGTAATCGACAGTGCTTACTACTTGACCGAACAAAGTGGGCGCAAAACCGATTACTACGTTTTGATATAGAAGAGATATTAGGCCGTAAAGAAGCTAACACAATCAAAGCGATGGCCGCTTTGCTGCATAAAGAGTCTATCTGTCCTGAGCAAGGTAGTAACCTGCTCGACACCCTTGATGAGTCATCACATAAACATGCTTTTGCAGTTTCTGAAGATCTTAAATATGCACTACGTGAATCTATTGAGCTACTAGGTGATGAAGCCTCAAACCAGCTCATTGAGAAAGGTTACACCTACTCAGGGGCTAACAACATTGATGCAGATCAGCTCTCAATGGAGTGCTTACGCTATATGTATCGCTTACTGTTTCTGTTTTATGTGGAAGCAAGGCCAGAGCTTCGTTACGCACCAATTAATTCAGACGTATATCTTAGGGGATACAGCTTAGAGTCGCTTCGTGAGCTTGAAATGGTGGATTTAACTACTGAAGAGTCCCGCCAGGGTAGGTATATCCACGACAGTTTGAAAATGTTGTTTAAGCTAGTGGCAAAGGGCTTTAATGGCCAAGAGAAGCGCAATCAAGATCAGATGTTCGAAGACGAAGGCTATGGCGGAATCGTCAATAGCTTCTCTATTCGTAAGCTTGAAAGCCATCTGTTTGATGATGACCGTATGCGTTATCTACGTAATATCGTTTTTCGTAATGAGACACTGCAGCGCGTTATTGAGCTTATGTCGCTCAGTAAAGAAAAAAATGGTACCGGTCGCAGTAAGCGACAGCGCCGTGGTCGTATCTCTTATGCACAACTGGGTATTAACCAATTAGGTGCAGTTTATGAAGCGCTACTTTCATACCGTGGTTTCTTCGCTCAAGACGATCTTTATGAAGTGAAAAAAGCGGGTGATAGTACCAATGAGCTGGAAACGGGCTATTTTATCTCAGGTGAAAAACTTCCTGAGTACACAGAAGATGAAAAGGTCTACCGTAAAGATGGCTCACTGGTTAAGCATCCCAAAGGTAGCTTTATCTATCGTATGGCAGGTAGAGATCGTGAAAAGTCAGCTTCATATTACACGCCAGAAGTGCTAACTAAGTCACTGGTTAAATATGCACTAAAAGAGCTCTACAAAGAGCAGCTAGATTCGATAACAGACTTACACCAACAGGCAGATAAAATCTTAAGCCTTAATGTATGTGAGCCAGCTATGGGTAGCGCGGCCTTCTTGAATGAAGCGATAAACCAACTCGCAGAAAAATACCTAGAGCTTAAGCAATTAGCAGAAGATAAGCGTATTCCGCAAGATGACTATACCCGCGAGTTGCAACGGGTAAAGATGTATATTGCCGATAATAATGTTTATGGGGTCGACCTGAACCCAGTTGCTGTTGAGCTTGCGGAAGTTTCGCTGTGGCTAAATGCCATCAGCGATGAAGCTTTTGTGCCTTGGTTTGGTTTCCAGCTATACAACGGTAACTCGCTTATTGGTGCGCGCCGTCAGCTATTTTCAACGGGTGACTTAAGCTATAGAAATGCTAAAGATCCAAGCTGGCTTAATATTGCGCCACAAAAGCAAGACTTCCATACACCATTAACAGCACATCAGGTGTATCACTTCCTACTGCCTGACAGTGGTATGGCAGACTACAAAGATAAAGTCGTTAAAGATTTAAAAACTGATGAAATCAAAGCCATTACTGAGTGGCGTAAAACCTTTACTAAGTCATTTACCGAACAAGACAAAATACAGTTAGTTGCGCTTTCAAAACAGATAGAATCATTGTGGGCCGATTGGGTAACAGAAAGCCGCAACTATCGCAGCCAAACCACTGACAGCTTAAAAGTGTGGCCACAGGTTGAGACCTCAACTCAAGCGAGCTCAACTAATTCAAAAGACAAGCAGCTACAACAAGCCAATAGCATTACTTACTTGAAGCTAAAAGCGGTAATGGATTATTGGTGTGCGTTATGGTTCTGGCCTATTGATAGCCATGCCAAGCTACCCACTCGTGAGCAATACCTGAATGATATTGCCTTGTTGCTTAAAGGGGCGGTAACTATTGAGCCTGTAGCAACAAGTGCCACTTCTCAATCAGATATGTTTGGTGAAATCGCTCAGCAAGGTGATTTATTGGCTGCGCCACAAGAGCACTCACTGTTCTCATTATCACGCAGTGGTGAAGTTGATAACACGTTGCTTTACCAGCATATACCTGTAATGCATTTAGTAGGTGAGCTAGCTAAGCAATACCGATTTTTTCATTGGGAGCTAGAATTTGCCGATATATTTAATGATAACGATGGGTTTGACCTGATCTTGGGTAATCCGCCATGGTTGAAAGTTGAGTGGCAAGAAAGAGGGGTAATAGGAGACTTTGAACCAAAGTTTGCACTTAAAAATATCTCCGCAAGTGATATTCCTTCGATTCGTAAGGAAGTATTAAGTGATAATAGTGCTTTAAGGTCGGCGTATTTTTCAGAGTATGAAAGTATTTCAGCAACTCAAAATTATCTAAATGCAATTGTTAACTTCTGTTTATTAGAAGGGCAGAAAGCGAATCTTTATAAGAACTTTGTTGTGTTGTCTTGGGAGTATACCAAAAAGTCTGGTATATCAGGTTTAATCCATCAGGAAGGTTTCTATGAAGCTAAAGGTGGTGAAAATGTTAGGGTCGAGGTTTATTCACGATTAAAAGCGCACTTTCATTTTATTAATGAGTTAAGACTTTTTTCTGATGTTCATCATGGAACACCGTATAGTATTAATATTTATGGTGATAGGGGGGCTTTGTCATTTATTAATATTGCTAACATATTCCACCCAAAAGCTATCGATGAGTGCTTTTCAGACTCAACAAATCAAATGGAGGGAGTAAAAGATAGTGAAGGTAAGTGGAGTGTAAAAGGTCATAAAGACAGGGTTGTATTAATTGATGAAACAGCGTTGGCGCTATTTTTTGAGATATTTGACAATGAATCTTTGAGTGTCAGGGGCTGTAGGCTTCCAACCATACACTCAGAAGTATTAAAGTTATCGTTGGTTAAATTTAGCCACCATAAGTTTAAAGTTAATGGTATTAAACCTGCAATAAATTTTTCACAACTGTTTGATGAAAATGCTTTTCAAAAATTAAACTTGATTAAAAAGGTAGTTGATTATAGGGCAGTTGATGAACTTAAGGTTCTATCAGGACCTAATATTTATCTAGCAAATCCGTTCTACAAACTACCAAGAGAAAATTATTCTAACTCAAGCCATTATGATGTTGTTGACTTGCTAAGCCTTGGCTCAAGCTTGCAGCCTAAAACATTGTTTACGGTCATAGACTCAAATGCACTTCTTGCTAAAATACCTCCGCATATTGGTGGAAGTGACTTTGCTTACTCTTATAGAGCAGCTTTTCGAGAGATGGTAAGTGAAAATTTAGAAAGAACTCTAGTGCCAGTAATTTTGCCACCAAGCTTTCTACATGTTAATACGATCATGTCAGTCGAGTTTAACTCTTTACACGATATGGCTTGCTTTGTTGCTTTTAGCTCATCAATTATTTGTGATTTTATTGTCAAGGCCACTGGGGTTGGTCATATCAAACCTTGGCTTATGAAGATGCTACCCTACAAAGCCAGTAATGAACGAATAAATAAGCACCTTAAGACTTGTGCATTAATATTAAATAGTTTAACTGAAGAGTATAGTGACCTTTGGCAATCTATATATCAAGATATGCCATTAGAAACAAATAGGTGGGCTAAATTAGATTCAAGATTAGATAATTCATTTTTCACCCAGCTAAGTGCGAATTGGGGAAGTCACAGTGCCTTACGTACGGACTATGAACGTCGCCAAGCTCTTGTGGAAATCGATGTGCTGGTAGCTATAGCGCTAGATATGACACTCGAAGAACTAAAAACTATCTATCGAGTGCAGTTTCCCGTTATGCGTCAGTATGAAGCCGATACCTGGTATGACCAAAATGGTCGTATTGTATTCACCTCATCAAAAGGCCTTATTGGTGTTGGCCTTGACCGCAAGTTTAAAAACAATGGTGGCTACTCTACGGCGGTGATGGACGGTGTACTGCTGAATAAAACCAGTGGCGAAGGTTCGAAAGGAGAACCTTGGTTTGATGGGGCTGCCAAACTTGGCTGGGAAGATATCGGCGAGCTTGAATCTGGTAGCGTGTTTAAAACCTTTATCGACGATACTATGCCTGATGGTCCAATCGAGCGCACCGTAGAGTATGTTGCACCGTTTGATAAGTGCGATCGCGAACTTGATTATGAAGAGGTTTGGGCTGAGTTCGAGCGGCGTTTTGCTGAGAAGAATAGTTAA